In Acidimicrobiales bacterium, the genomic window GCTGGTCGGCAAGAAGGCCAACACCTATTTCCGGTTCCGCAACTACGACATCGCGGCGTCGTTCTACGACCTCACCGACCGACCTGACTACGAGGACGCCCGTGCCGTGTCCGAGGTCGTCCGGTCGATGTTCGAAGCCGGCGAGGTCGACACCGTCGACCTCGTGTACCAGCGGTTCCTGTCCGCCGGTAGCCAGGAGGTCGTCGTGCGGCGCTTCCTGCCCCTCGAGACCGTCGACCCCAACGCCGACGGCCCCGCGGAGATGCACGCCAGCATCGAGTTCGACCCCTCCCCGGGGGTCATCCTCGACGAGCTGCTGCCCCGCTACGTCGAGGCCCGCCTCTTCGCGGCCCTGCTCGACGCCTCGGCGTCCGAGCACGCGGCCCGCCAGCGCGCCATGAAGGCCGCCACCGACAACGCCGAGGAGCTGATCATCAGCCTCTCGCGCGTCATGAACCGCGCCCGCCAGGACGCCATCACCGGCGAGATCATGGAGATCGTCGGCGGCGCCGAGGCCCTGCACCAGGGCAAGGGCGCCGACGGCCCCGACATCGCGGCCGCCCTGCTCGAACCCCCCGCTCTCGTCAACCGCTCAGCCTGAGGAGCCACCCTCCGCCATGACCATGACCGACAACGCCCCCGAGACCGAGCTGAAGGACGGCCGCATCGTCACCATCGCCGGCCCGGTGGTCGACGTGGAGTTCCCCCGCGGGTCGCTCCCCGAGATCAACACCGCGCTCGAGATGACCATGACCGCGGCCGGTGAGGAGATCACCATCACCGCCGAGGTCGCCCAGCAGATCGGCGACGGTCGCGTCCGGGCCATCTGCCTGAAGCCGACCGACGGCCTGACCCGTGGCACCGCGGTGCGCAACACCGGCCGGGGCATCTCGATGCCCGTCGGCGACGTCACCCTCGGCCACGTGTTCAACGTCATCGGCGAGCCCCTCGACACCGGCGGCGAGCCCCTCGAGGGCGTCACCGAGTACTGGCCCATCCACCGCGACGCCCCGGCCTTCGACACCCTCGAGCCCAAGGCGCTCGTGTTCGAGACCGGCATCAAGGTCATCGACCTGCTCACCCCCTACGTGCAGGGCGGCAAGATCGGCCTGTTCGGCGGTGCCGGCGTCGGCAAGACCGTGCTCATCCAGGAGATGATCAACCGCGTCGCCACCCAGCACGGTGGTGTGTCGGTGTTCGCCGGCGTGGGCGAGCGCACCCGTGAGGGCACCGACCTCTGGATCGAGATGCAGGAGTCCGGCGTCATCGAGAAGGCCGCGCTGATCTACGGCCAGATGGACGAGCCGCCGGGCGTGCGCCTGCGGGTGGCCCTGTCCGCCCTCACCGTCGCGGAGTACTTCCGGGACGTGCAGCAGCAGGACGTGCTGCTCTTCGTGGACAACATCTTCCGCTTCGTGCAGGCCGGCTCCGAGGTGTCCACCCTCCTCGGCCGCATGCCCTCGGCCGTGGGCTACCAGCCCACCCTGGCCGACGAGATGGGCGAGCTCCAGGAGCGCATCACCTCGACCCGGGGCCGCTCCATCACGTCGCTGCAGGCCGTGTACGTGCCCGCCGACGACTACACCGACCCGGCGCCGTTCACCACCTTCACCCACCTCGACGCCACCACCGAGCTCTCCCGCCAGATCGCCTCGCTGGGCATCTACCCGGCGGTGGACCCGCTGGCGTCGACGTCCACCATCCTCGCCCCCGAGGTCGTGGGCCAGCGCCACTACGACGTGGCCCGTCAGGTGCAGGAGGTGCTCCAGCGCTACAAGGAGCTCCAGGACATCATCGCCATCCTCGGCCTCGACGAGCTCTCCGAAGAGGACCGGGTCATCGTCGACCGGGCCCGCAAGGTGCAGCGCTTCTTGAGCCAGCCCTTCAACGTCGGCGAGGTCTTCACCGGCCTCAAGGGCGTCACCGTCTCCGTGGCCGACACCGTCGAGTCCTTCGCTCAGCTGGTCGAGGGCGAGCTCGACGACCTGCCCGAGCAGGCCTTCCTCAACGTCGGCGACGCCGACAGCGTGCGGGCCAAGGCCAAGCAGCTCCAGGAGGGCTGAGCCGATGCCCCTCCAGGTCGAGCTGGTGTCGCCCGAGCGGGTGCTCTTCGAGGGCGAGGCGGATCGCGTCATCGCCCGCGCCCTCGGGTCGGGCGACTTCGCCATCCTGCCGGGCCACGCCCCCTACCTGGCCGCCATCGCCACCCACCCCGTGCGGGTGATGATGAGCGACGGCACCGAGGACACCATCGCGGTCCACGGCGGGTTCCTGTCGGTGGCCAACGACCGGGTGACCATCCTCTCGGACGTCGCCGAGCTCTCCAGCCAGATCGACGAGGAGCGGGCTCGCAAGGCCAAGGAGCGGGCCGAACAGGCGTTGGCCAAGGGCGACGACACCGTCGCCGAGGCGGCGCTGCGCCGGGCCCACGTGCGCCTCGCCGTGGCCGGCGGCCTCAGCACCGTCGGCTGACGCCCACGACAACGGCGTTCTGGCACCGGATTTCGGTGCCAGGGCACCGAAATCCGGTGCCGGTTCGGGCGGCGTCGGCCAAGCTGAGGCGTGCCTCGTCGACGCTTCGCGGTCGCCCTCCTGGTCCCAGCGCCGGTCGCCACGGAGGTCGACGGGCTGCGGCGCGCCTGCGGTGACGCCAACCTGCGGAAGGTCGCGCCTCACGTCACCCTGATCCCGCCCATCAACCTCCGGGAGGAAGACGTCGCCGGCGCCCTGGCCGTGGTGCGCGATGGCGCCGCGGCGTGCCCGTCGCTGCACCTGACGTTGGGGCCGGCCACGACCTTCGGTGACGACGGCAACCGCACCGTGCTCTACCTCGCCGTGGGCGGCACGGGCCTCGACCGGCTGCACGAGCTCCAGGCGGCGCTGGTGGCGGGGCCGCTGGAGCGCCCGCCCCAGCACGAATCCTTCGTGCCCCACGTGACCATCTCCATCGCCGCCGGCCCCGACCGGATCGACGCCGGCATCACTGCGTTGGCGGGCTACCGGGCCGACGTGGTCGTCGAACACGTCACCGTGCTGGAGAACGTGCGTGACGACGCTCTCGACCACCATGTGTGGCGGCCGGTGGCCGACGCCGCCCTCGGCGGGCGGGCGGTCGTCGGGCGGGGCGGCCTCGAGCTCGAGCTGACGGTGTCGACCGCGGCCGACCCCGAGGTGAAAGCCTGGGCCGTGCCGCTCTGGGAGCGGGCCGACCGTGAGGATCTCGGGGGCGTGGGCGAGGAGGCGACCATCGCCATCACCGCTCGTCGGGCGGGCGAGGTGGTCGGTCTCGTCGAGGGCTGGTTCTGGGCCGACCTGGGCCACGTGGACGATCTGATGGTCGCCGAGGCCGCACGGGGGGAGGGCATCGGTCGCCACCTGCTGGCCCGGTTCGAGGCGGAGGCCCGGTCGAGGGGCTGTACCAGCTTGGCGCTGCGCACGCCCGCGGGCTCCAAGGCCGAGGGCTTCTACCGCCACCTCGGCTGGGAGCACGAGAGCACCCAGCGCGCCTGGGTCCACGGCAAGGACTTCCTCCACTTCCGCCGCTGGCTCTGAGGGCCGGCGCCCCCGGTCGGCGAGACCGTGGGACGAGCTCAGCGTGACGGGTCGCGGCGCATGACGAGGAGCCAGGTGAGCACGCCGCTGAGGGCGACGAGCACCAGCGCGCTCACGCTCATGTCGGTGAGGAAGCCGTCCTCGGCCGCGTTCCAGATCTCGGTGGACAGCGTGTCCACGTTGGTGGGCCGCAGCAGGAGGGTGGCGGGGAGCTCCTTCATCGTCGACAGGAGCACGAGGCCGGCGCCGGCCACGAGCCCCGGGGCCATGAGCGGGAGGTCGACGGTCGACAGGCGGCGCAGGGGCCCGGCGCCCAGCATGCGGGCCGCGTCGCCCATGCGCGGCGGCACGCCGCTCACCGCCACCTGGGCGGCCCGCATCGACTGGGCCCCGAAGTGGACCACGTAGGCGAAGATGAGCACGGGGAGGGTCTGGTAGAGCGAGCCCAGCAACGGGGCGTTGAGCACCCAGAAGACGAGGGCGAGGGCCACCACCAGCCCAGGGATGGCGAAGCCCGCGACCACGAAGGTGTTGGCCACCCCGCCGGTTCGGCTGCGGTACCGGGTGGTGAGGAAGGCCACGGGCAACACGACGATCACCGCGACGACCGCGGTGATCAGGCCGATGACCGCGGTGTTGATGGTCGGAGCCGCCACGGTGGCGAGGTCGGTGCTCCCCGCGGCGCCCGTGAGTCCACGGACGGCCCAGTAGAGGAGCGTGGCCACCGGGCCGATGAGCGCGCCGACGAGAACGGCGAGGAGCCCAACCAGCGCGACGAAGCGCCAGCGGCCCAGGTGGACCACGTGGGGCCGGCCCGCGCCGATGGCCTCGACCCGCACGGCGCGCCGGGCGTTGACCCGCTCGGCCACCACGACGCCCAGCGCCAGCAGGGCGAGGATCAGTGCCAGCGCGAAGGACTGGCTCCGGTCGAAGAGCCGGTTGGCGTAGATCTGGGTGGTCAGCGTGTTGTAACGGAGCAGCTTCACGGCCCCGAAGTCGCTGATCGTGTACAGGAACACGAGCAGGGTCCCCGCCCAGATGGCCCCTTGGCACTGCGGCAGGACGATGGTGCGGAAGACCGACCACGGGCCTCGACCCAACAGGCGGGCGCTCTCCTCGAGCGATGACGGGAGCAGGGTGAGGCGGGCTGCGACGGGCAGGTAGACGTAGGGATAGGTGAACAGGGTGAGCACGAGCCAGGCGCCGTCGAAGCCGTTCAGGTCGGGCATCCGGTCTGCACCCACCGGGCCGAGGAGCTCCTCGACGAGACCACCCGGCGCCACCGCGGCGAGCAGGGCGGCGGCGCCGACGAAGGAGGGGAACACGAGGGGGAGCGGGGCGAGCACGCGCCAGAGCCGGCGCCCGGGGACGTCGGTGCGGGTCGTCAGCCAGGCCAGGGCGGTGCCGAGCGCCGCGGTGCTCAGCGAGACCGCCGTGGCGAGGGTGACCGAGCGCGTCATGGCCCGCAGGGTCGAGGCGCTGGTGAGCTCACCCCACAGGTCCGACCCGAGGGTGATGTTCCGCCACAGGACGTAGAGGAAGGGTCCGGCGAAGACCAGCCCGATGAGCATCGAGACGGCCACGAGCGCGGGCGACGGCCGTCGCCCGGCCGATGCGGCGACCGTGTCCGGTTCCGGGCCCTCGAGGGCGCCGGCCGGAGCCGGGAGGACGTCAGTCCTCGAGGCCACTGTCCTCGATCAGCTCCCGGGTGCGCTCGAGTCCGCCGCCGAGCTCGTCGAAGTCGATGGTGTCGACCGACAGGGTGTCCAGCGGGGCCAGCGAGTCCGCGGGCTCGACGCCGGCGGCAAGGGGGTACTCGAAGGTCTCCTCGCTGTAGAACTCCTGCGAGTCCTCGGACAACAGGAACTCGACGAGCTGGGCGGCCTCGTCCGGCAGATCGGAGGTCTCGAGCACCGACGCGGCGGTCACGATCAGTAGCGAGCCGATGTCGCCGTCGGGGAAGGTGTAGTTCTCGCTCGGCACCGACGGGTCCTCCTCCTTGGCCCGGACGTTGTAGTAGTGGTTCACGAGCCCCATGGGCACCTCGCCACGCCCGACGGCCTCGACGATGGCGGTGTTGTTGGCGTAGACGGGAGCATCGTTGTCGGCCATGCCCGTCAGCCACTCCTCGGCCACGTCGTCGCCCAGTTCGCTGCGCATGGCCGTCACGAAGTCCTGGAAGGACGCGTTGGACGGGGCGACGGCCACGTCGCCCTCGAAGGCAGGATCGGTGAGGTCGAGCACCGAGTCGGGGAGGTCGGCAGGGTCCACGTCGTCGGTGTTGTACACGAGGACGCGCACGCGCCCGGAGATGCCCACCCAGTTGCCGTCCGACGCGCGGTTCTCGGCGTCGACGAGGTCGAGGATCGACTCGTCGAGTGGGGCGAGGGCTCCTTGCTGGTCGAGGAAGCCGACCGCACCGGGGCTCTGCGAGAGGAAGACGTCGGCCGGCGACTGGTCGCCTTCCTCGTTGATGAGGAGGGCGAGGTCCGCGGAGTCGCCGTAGCGGACGTCGATGTCGATCCCGGTCTCCTCGGCGAACTCGACGAGCAGCGGTTCGATGATGTCCTCGCTGCGTCCCGAGTAGATGGTGAGCCGCTCACTGTCCGAGGTGCACGCCGGAACGGCGGCGACGAGTGCGAGGGCCAGCAGGGGCAGGGCGACGAGGCGGGTGCGGCGCATGGCTCGGTACCGTACCGTGACGGAGGAGCGAACGTAAAGCTGCCCTAACAGATACTGGGTCGCATGCCTCTCGTGGAGCCGTGTGCCGGTAGCCTGGCGGACGCCATGAGCGAGCGGACCAACGGTGTCGGTGTCGGTGTCGGGGTGCGAGCCGTCTCGAAGCGCTACGGGGCGGACCCCGTGCTGCGCTCGGTCGACCTGGAGGTCGCCGGCGGGTCCATCACCGCCCTGCTCGGGCCCAGCGGCTGCGGCAAGACCACCCTGCTGCGGTCCATCGCCGGCCTCGAGCGCATCGACGCCGGGGCCATCGTCGTGGGGGGCCAGTTGGTGGACGACACCCGCACCTTCGTCGCCCCCGAGCGCAGGGGCGTCGGGATGGTGTTCCAGGACTGGGCACTGTTCCCCCACCTGTCGGTGGCGAGGAACGTGGGCTACGGCGTGCCCGATCGCAACGAGCGGCCGAGGCGGGTCCAGGAGGCCCTGGCGCGCGTCGGCCTGGAGGGCCTGGGCGACCGCATGCCGGGGACGCTGTCGGGGGGCCAGAAGCAGCGGGTGGCCGTGGCGAGGGCGCTGGCTCCCGAGCCGTCGGTGCTGTTGCTCGACGAGCCCTTCTCCAACCTGGACACCGCGTTGCGGGTCGAGCTGCGGGCAGAGGTGCACCGGTTGCTGCGCGAGCTGGAGATCACGGCCATCTTCGTCACCCACGACCAGGAGGAGGCCTTCGCCATCGGCGACGAGGTGGCCGTCATGCTCGACGGCGACCTGATCCAGCAGGCCGCCCCCGCCGAGCTCTACGCCAACCCCGCCACCCCCTGGGTGGCGTCGTTCGTGGGCGACGCCAACCTGGTCGCGGGCACGGCGGCGGGCACCGCCGCCGCCACGCCGGTGGGGGCGATCGCCCTTCGGGCGCCGCTCGACGGCGAGGTGCAGGTCCTGGTCCGTCCCGAGGACCTCGTGCTCGCCACGGGCGACGCCGCCGTCGTCGAGGAGGTCGCCTTCTACGGCCACGACACGGTCTACGCGGTCCGACGCGACGGTGGACCCCGCCTGCGGGTCCGCGCCGCCGCCGCTCCCCAGCACCACCCGGGCGACCGCGTCGACGTCACCTACCGGGGTGGCGCCAGCACGGCCTGGCCGGCCGAGCTGGGGGAGCCCGCCATCGCGCCCTGATGCCAGGGACTCCTTTTGACAGGCATTAGGCATGCCTTATAGTCCTCGCCCGTGGCGACGCAGACCGGTGTGCGGAAGGGGACCGTGCTGGCGACGTCCCTGGACAACTGGGGCGCGCGGCCGGCGCTGTGCACTGCCGCCGGCGCGGTGTCGTACGAGGACCTCGGCGAGCGGGTCGCCGACGCGGCGGGCCTGCTCGGGGCCTCGCCGCGGCTCGTGCTCGTCGAGGCTGCTCCCACCGTCGACGCCGTCGTCGCCCTGCTCGCCGCCCTCGCCGGAGGCCACCCGGCACTGGTCGTGGCGCCGGGCGAACGGGAACGTCGGGACGGGATCGTCGATCGCTACCGGCCCGACGTGGTCTGCGTGGGCGACGACGGGTGGCACCCACGCGAGCTCCACCCCGGGTCGGCGCACGACCTGCACCCGTCGCTCGCGCTCCTCTTGTCGACCTCCGGATCGACCGGCTCGCCGAAGCTGGTCCGACTCTCGGCCGCCAACGTCGACAGCAACGCCGCTGCGATCGGGGAGTACCTCGCCCTGACGCCGGACGACCGGGGCATCACCACCCTGCCGTTGCACTACTGCTACGGGCTGTCGGTGCTCACGTCCCACCTCGCTCATGGCGCCTCGGTCGCGCTGACCGACACCAGTGTCGTGGACCCGTGCTTCTGGGAGGCGTTCCACCGGCACGGGCCGACGGGCCTGGCCGGCGTGCCGCACACCTTCGACCTGCTGGACCGGGTGGGGTTCGCCTCGATGGAGACGCCCACGCTGCGGTACGTGACCCAGGCCGGCGGGCGGATGGGCCCCGACCAGGTGGTGCGCTACGCCACCCTCGGGGCGGCCCGCGGATGGGACCTGTTCGTGATGTACGGCCAGACGGAGGCGACGGCGAGGATGGCCTACCTGCCGCCGGAACTCGCCCGAAGCCGTCCGACCGCGATCGGCCGGCCGATCCCCGGCGGCGCCCTCCGTGTCGCGCCGGTGGGCGCAGGATCGCTCGCCCGGTCCGGCAGTGACGTCGCACCGGGCGAGGTCGGGGAGCTCGTCTACTCCGGTCCGAACGTCATGTTGGGCTACGCGGAGGGCGCCGCCGATCTGGCGCTCGGCCGCACCGTGGACGAGTTGTGGACCGGCGACCTCGCCCGGCGCAGCGAGGACGGCCTCTACGAGGTCGTGGGCCGCCGCAACCGGTTCCTGAAGGTGTTCGGACTGCGCATCGACCTCGATCAGGTGGAGGCCGCGCTCCGCGAGCGGGGCGTCGTGGCGGTGTGCACCGGAGACGACCAACGGCTCGTGGTCGGGGTGGAGAGCGGGCCCGGGGGAGTGCCGGCGCCCGCACACGACGAGGTGGCCGCGATGGTGCGTGGCCCGCTGGGTCTCCCGCCCTCGGCCGTGTCGGTCGTGGGCTACGAGCGGCTGCCCCGATTGGCGTCGGGCAAGGTCGACCTCCAGGCGGTCGCCCGTGCCGGCGCGCCGGCCCCGGCTCCCGACCCAGGAGACCCGTCGACGTCGGTGGCGGCCGTCTTCGGTCGCCTGCTGGGGATCGATGCTGTCGAGGAGACCGACACGTTCGTCGGGCTCGGCGGGGACTCGCTCTCCTACGTCGAGGCGTCGGTCGCGCTGGAGCGACTGGTGGGGACCCCACCACCCGACTGGCACGTCGTCCCGGTGGGCTCGCTCGAGGCGCTCGTCCGGTCGGAGCGGCGCCCGTCCCGCCTGGCCCGGGTCGACACGACCGTCGTGCTCCGCGCGCTGGCCATCGTCCTGGTGGTGTCCCGTCACCTGGGGATGGCTGCGGCGGTCGCCGGTGGCGCCCACGTGCTCTTCGCGGTCAGCGGCTTCAACCTGGCCCGCTTCCAGTTGTCCCGGCCCGCCGGCCGTGCGCGCCGGCGGGCCCTCTTCACCTCGGTGGGCCGCGTGGCGGTGCCGAGCGTCCTGTGGCTCAGCCTGGTCGCCCTGGTCAACGGGAAGTACGGCGTGGCCGACGTGCTCCTCGTCGACGACATCTTCGTCGCCGAGGGCGAGCCCTATTGGCGGTACTGGTTCGTCGAGGCGTTGGTCCAGGTGCTGTTCGTGGTGGCGCTGCTGTACTCCATCCCGGGCACGGCGCGGCTGGACCGTCGCCATCCCCTCGCGATCCCTGTGGCACTGCTCGCCCTGGTGTCGTGCTCGCGTCTCGACCTACCGGCGCTCGACGCCGCCGGCCCCTGGGCCGCCTTCATGGGCCCGGTGCTGATCTGCTTCCTGCTCGGCTGGATCGCTCAGCGGGCGGCGGGACCGGCGAGTCGAATCGGCGTCAGCGTGGCTGCGGTCGCCCTCGTCCCGGGGCTGTTCGTCAATGGCCAGCGCGACCTGGCCGTCACCGCCGCCCTCGTGGCCCTGGTGTGGCTGCCGACGCTGCCCGTCCCCCGCGCGACGGTGCCCGCTCTGCGTCTGGTGGCCGGCGCCTCCCTCTGGATCTACCTGACGCACTGGCAGGTGTACCCGGTGGCGGAGGCCGTGCTGCCCCCCGTCCTGGCCCTTCCGGTGGTCCTGGCGGCGGGTGTCGGGATGTGGCGAGTGGCCGAGTGGGTCACCGCCAGGGTGCGGCCGAGACGGGACGGTGCCGAGCGCTAGCGGGGGGTGGCGTCGGGAAGGCCGCCGTCGACGGGGAGGGTGGCGCCGGTGGTGGGGGTGGGCCGGGCCAGGAAGAAGCAGACCGCCCGGCCGACGTGGGTGGCGGTGATGCGGGCCTTCAGCAGGTTGCGGTCCCGGTAATAGGCCTCGAGTCCCTCGGCGTCGAGGCCGCGTGCCTTCATACGGCCGGGGCCCACCTCGGCCCAGAGTCCCGACGGGCGGTCCTCGTGGGAGAACACGGCGTCGGGGGCGACCATGTTGACCCGGATGTCGTGGGGGGCGAGCTCGAGGGTGGCGATGCGGGCGAGCTGGTGGGCCGCCGCCTTGGTGGCGCTGTAGGCCCCGAAGCCGGAGCCCGGGGCGAAGACGTTCTTGGTGGACACCAGCACCACGTCGCCGCCCGTGCCCTGGCGGATGAGGTGGGTGCCGGCCGCGCGGAGGAGCAGGAGGGTCCCGTCCACGTTGACCCGCTCGAGGCGGCGGAACGCTTCGAGGTCCATCTCGTTCAGTGAGGACACGTGCGCGAGGCCGGCGTTGACCACCACGGCGTCGAGGCCGCCCCAGTGGGCTGCCACGGCGGCGAAGGCGCCGGCGACCGAGTCCGGGTCGCTGACGTCCAGCGGCACGCCGAGCACCCGGCCGGGGGCCATCGCGTCCAGTGCGGCGGTGAGCGACGCCAGGCCGTCGCCCGGGAGATCGGTGGCCACCACGTGCGCGCCGTCGACCAGGAGGCCCTCGCAGATGCCCGACCCGATGGCGCCGGCCGCCCCGGTCACCAGCACGATCTGGCCGGCCAGCGGCGGGTCGACCGTCGCCCGCAGCTTGGCGTGCTGGAGGGTGCGGTGCTCCATGTCGAAGAGGTGGTCCTCGCCGACGCTCTCGTAGGTGCCGGCCATCGCTGCGATCTGCGCCTTGGCCCGAACGGTCTGGCGGGCGATGTCGGCCACGATCCGGGCGTCGGCGGCGTCCTCGCCCGCGCACAGCAGGCCCACGCCGGGGAGGGCCACGATGCGCGGGGACGGGTCGAAGGGCGTGACACCGGCGGGGAGCCGGGCGCGGTGGCGGTCGAGGTAGGCCTCGTAGGCGTCGCGCCACGCGGCGACCGCCTCGGAGACCTGGGTCGCGAGCGCCTCGTCGTCGCCCCATGCGGGCTCGTCCACCCAGGCCGGCAGCGGCCGGGTGCGGATGAGGTGGTCGGTGGTGAGCGGCGGGGTCACGAGGCGTTCACGCGCCCCCGGCGCGTCGAGGGCGGCCAGCACGTCGGGGTCGGTGACCGCTTCGAGCACCACCCGCCGGTGGGGACGGTCGGCGTCGCCGGTGGGACGGGCCAGGAGGCCTCGCACGACCGGCCCCACCTGGGCCAGTCGGTCCACCCGCTCCTGCTCGCTCTGGATCCAGAGGTCCGCTCTCGGCGATCGGGCGGTGCCGGCCCCACGGGCGGCGAGGAAGGCCTCGGCCCGGCTGACGACGTCGATCATGCGGTCGTAGGACTCGCGCGCGGTGGCGCCCCACGTCATCACGCCGTGCTTCGACCAGACCATGGCGGTGGCGTCGGGACGGGCGTCGAGGGCGTCGGCCACGGCGTGGGCGAGGCGGAAGCCGGGGAAGACGTAGGGCAGGACGATGACGTCGTCGCCCAGGGCCTCGGCCACGAGGGCGTCGCCCCCGACCTGGTTGGTGAGGGCGAGGACGGCGTCGGCGTGGGTGTGGTCGACGTAGGGGGCGGGGACGAGGGCGTGCACCGGGGTCTCGATGGACGGCGTGGGCGCCGAGGCGTCGAGCAGCTGGGTGCGCAGCTCGTTGACGATCTCCTCGTCGGTGAGGTCGTCGATCGACCGCAGTCGCCGCAGGTGGTCGAGGCGCACGGCCACGTGGCCCTCCGGCGGCACGGTGGCGAGGTCGTAGCCGGAGGCCTTGACCGCGATGACCTCGACCGGCTCGCCGAAGCGGTCGGTGACCGTCCGCTTGACCGAGGTGTTCCCGCCGCCGTGCAGGACGAGCGCGGGGTCGGAGCCCAGCAGCTGGCTCGAGTAGGCCCGCAGGGCGAGGTCCGGACCGTACGAGGAACCGAAGCGCTCGACGAACGCGGCGGCGTCGGCGTCCGACCAGCGGTTCTGCATCAGGCGGGCGCGCCCGCGCGCCGGGCGAGGGCGTCGAGCATGAAGCGGGCGTTGCCGTCGGGGTCGACGCCGTCGAACACGGCGCTGCCGGTGACGATGAGGTCGGCGCCGGTGGCGGCCACGTCGGCGATGTTGGCCCTGGTGACCCCGCCGTCGACGCCCACTAGCACCTCGTGGCCCGACGAGGCGATGAGGGCGCGCAGCTCGGCGACGCGCTCGGGGGTCGGTGACGCGAACTTCTGGCCGCCCCAACCGGGGTCGACGGCGAGGACGAGGACGTAGTCGGCCAGGTCGAGCACCGGCTCGATGGCGGAGACGGGGGTGCCGGGCAGGAGCGCCACGCCGCGCGCGATGCCGCGGGCGGGGTCGTTGACGTTCTCCATCGCGCCCAGCGCGACGAGGGTGCGCCGCACGTAGCGCTCCGACTCGAGGTGGACCGTGACCATGTCGGCGCCCGCGGCGACGTAGTCCGCCACCTTGTGCAGCGGCGCCTCGATCATCAGGTGGACGTCCTTGAGCATCGACGTCCGCACCGCCTTCACGACGGGCGGGCCGATGGTCGTCATCGGGCAGAAGCACCCGTCTATGACGTCGAAGTGGACCACGCCGACACCAGTGCCCTCGAGCACCGTGATGTCACGCGACAGGTTGCCCAGGTCCGCGGTGAGCATGCCCACGCTGACGGTGGGCCCGAGGGCGCGGAGCCGCTCGACCGCCGTCCCCCCGGCCATGCGGTGCGCCTAGCCCTCGGCGCCGAGGGTCTGGTACAGCTCGAGGGCCTCGGCGGGCTTGAGGTCCTCGTGGACCACCTTGCGCACGGCCTGGATCATGGCGACGGGGTGCTCGGCCTGGAAGATGTTGCGGCCCATGTCGACGCCGGCGGCGCCCTCCTGGACGGCGCGATAGGCCAGGTTCAGTGCATCGGCCTCGGGGATCTTCTTCCCGCCGGCGATCACGATGGGGACCGGGCAGCCGGCGGTGACCGTGTCGAAGTCCTCGTCGACGTAGTACGTCTTGAGATAGGTGGCGCCGAGCTCCGCGCACATGCGGGTGGCCAGCCGGAAGTACTTGGCGTCGCGCACCATGTCCTTGCCCACCGCGGTGACCGCCAGCGTGGCGATCCCGGCGGCGTTGCCGGCGTCGACCAGGCGGGTCATGTTGTGGATCGACTGCGTCTCGTTCTCGCTGCCGATGAACACCTGGACGGCCAGGGCGGCCACGTTGAGGCGGATGGCCTCGTCGATGGACACGGCGATCTGCTCGTCGGACAGCTCCCGAAGGATGCTGGGCCCGCCCGACGCCCGCAGCACGATCCCGCGGGTGTACGTGG contains:
- a CDS encoding ABC transporter ATP-binding protein; protein product: MSERTNGVGVGVGVRAVSKRYGADPVLRSVDLEVAGGSITALLGPSGCGKTTLLRSIAGLERIDAGAIVVGGQLVDDTRTFVAPERRGVGMVFQDWALFPHLSVARNVGYGVPDRNERPRRVQEALARVGLEGLGDRMPGTLSGGQKQRVAVARALAPEPSVLLLDEPFSNLDTALRVELRAEVHRLLRELEITAIFVTHDQEEAFAIGDEVAVMLDGDLIQQAAPAELYANPATPWVASFVGDANLVAGTAAGTAAATPVGAIALRAPLDGEVQVLVRPEDLVLATGDAAVVEEVAFYGHDTVYAVRRDGGPRLRVRAAAAPQHHPGDRVDVTYRGGASTAWPAELGEPAIAP
- a CDS encoding AMP-binding protein — its product is MATQTGVRKGTVLATSLDNWGARPALCTAAGAVSYEDLGERVADAAGLLGASPRLVLVEAAPTVDAVVALLAALAGGHPALVVAPGERERRDGIVDRYRPDVVCVGDDGWHPRELHPGSAHDLHPSLALLLSTSGSTGSPKLVRLSAANVDSNAAAIGEYLALTPDDRGITTLPLHYCYGLSVLTSHLAHGASVALTDTSVVDPCFWEAFHRHGPTGLAGVPHTFDLLDRVGFASMETPTLRYVTQAGGRMGPDQVVRYATLGAARGWDLFVMYGQTEATARMAYLPPELARSRPTAIGRPIPGGALRVAPVGAGSLARSGSDVAPGEVGELVYSGPNVMLGYAEGAADLALGRTVDELWTGDLARRSEDGLYEVVGRRNRFLKVFGLRIDLDQVEAALRERGVVAVCTGDDQRLVVGVESGPGGVPAPAHDEVAAMVRGPLGLPPSAVSVVGYERLPRLASGKVDLQAVARAGAPAPAPDPGDPSTSVAAVFGRLLGIDAVEETDTFVGLGGDSLSYVEASVALERLVGTPPPDWHVVPVGSLEALVRSERRPSRLARVDTTVVLRALAIVLVVSRHLGMAAAVAGGAHVLFAVSGFNLARFQLSRPAGRARRRALFTSVGRVAVPSVLWLSLVALVNGKYGVADVLLVDDIFVAEGEPYWRYWFVEALVQVLFVVALLYSIPGTARLDRRHPLAIPVALLALVSCSRLDLPALDAAGPWAAFMGPVLICFLLGWIAQRAAGPASRIGVSVAAVALVPGLFVNGQRDLAVTAALVALVWLPTLPVPRATVPALRLVAGASLWIYLTHWQVYPVAEAVLPPVLALPVVLAAGVGMWRVAEWVTARVRPRRDGAER
- a CDS encoding bifunctional aldolase/short-chain dehydrogenase gives rise to the protein MQNRWSDADAAAFVERFGSSYGPDLALRAYSSQLLGSDPALVLHGGGNTSVKRTVTDRFGEPVEVIAVKASGYDLATVPPEGHVAVRLDHLRRLRSIDDLTDEEIVNELRTQLLDASAPTPSIETPVHALVPAPYVDHTHADAVLALTNQVGGDALVAEALGDDVIVLPYVFPGFRLAHAVADALDARPDATAMVWSKHGVMTWGATARESYDRMIDVVSRAEAFLAARGAGTARSPRADLWIQSEQERVDRLAQVGPVVRGLLARPTGDADRPHRRVVLEAVTDPDVLAALDAPGARERLVTPPLTTDHLIRTRPLPAWVDEPAWGDDEALATQVSEAVAAWRDAYEAYLDRHRARLPAGVTPFDPSPRIVALPGVGLLCAGEDAADARIVADIARQTVRAKAQIAAMAGTYESVGEDHLFDMEHRTLQHAKLRATVDPPLAGQIVLVTGAAGAIGSGICEGLLVDGAHVVATDLPGDGLASLTAALDAMAPGRVLGVPLDVSDPDSVAGAFAAVAAHWGGLDAVVVNAGLAHVSSLNEMDLEAFRRLERVNVDGTLLLLRAAGTHLIRQGTGGDVVLVSTKNVFAPGSGFGAYSATKAAAHQLARIATLELAPHDIRVNMVAPDAVFSHEDRPSGLWAEVGPGRMKARGLDAEGLEAYYRDRNLLKARITATHVGRAVCFFLARPTPTTGATLPVDGGLPDATPR
- a CDS encoding ribulose-phosphate 3-epimerase, whose protein sequence is MAGGTAVERLRALGPTVSVGMLTADLGNLSRDITVLEGTGVGVVHFDVIDGCFCPMTTIGPPVVKAVRTSMLKDVHLMIEAPLHKVADYVAAGADMVTVHLESERYVRRTLVALGAMENVNDPARGIARGVALLPGTPVSAIEPVLDLADYVLVLAVDPGWGGQKFASPTPERVAELRALIASSGHEVLVGVDGGVTRANIADVAATGADLIVTGSAVFDGVDPDGNARFMLDALARRAGAPA